A genomic region of Candidatus Marimicrobium litorale contains the following coding sequences:
- a CDS encoding (Fe-S)-binding protein, which translates to MSKQQQKQVPPTPNRRVTLFVTCLADLFRPSVAFACLNLLEEAGCEVVVPADQTCCGQPAYNSGDRGAAIPLAQQVVSLLEPADYVVIPSGSCAGMITHHYPSLLTGKWRERALEVSAKTYELTVFLQDIAGIPPRSHTTTAQASVTYHDGCAGLRELGIQNQPRQLLKNLCGVDVDELQQSEVCCGFGGTFCAKMPEISARMVDDKLENALATGATVLTGGDLGCLMNIAGRARRQGKELEVRHIAELLADQRDTPAIGEGQ; encoded by the coding sequence ATGAGTAAGCAGCAACAAAAACAGGTTCCGCCAACCCCAAACAGGCGCGTGACCCTGTTCGTTACGTGTCTCGCCGACCTCTTTCGGCCATCCGTCGCCTTTGCCTGTCTCAATCTGCTTGAGGAGGCGGGCTGCGAGGTCGTTGTCCCGGCCGATCAGACCTGCTGCGGACAACCCGCATATAACAGCGGCGACCGTGGGGCAGCAATCCCGCTGGCACAGCAGGTAGTGTCACTGCTGGAGCCAGCCGACTATGTTGTTATCCCCTCCGGCTCCTGTGCCGGCATGATCACCCACCACTACCCCAGCCTGCTAACTGGCAAATGGCGCGAACGCGCGCTCGAAGTGAGCGCCAAAACCTACGAGCTAACCGTTTTCCTGCAGGATATTGCCGGGATACCCCCCCGGAGCCATACCACGACAGCGCAAGCGTCTGTTACCTACCATGATGGTTGTGCCGGTCTGCGAGAGCTTGGGATACAGAATCAACCGCGTCAGCTGTTGAAAAATTTGTGCGGAGTGGACGTCGATGAGCTGCAACAAAGTGAAGTCTGTTGCGGCTTCGGTGGCACGTTCTGCGCGAAAATGCCGGAGATCTCCGCCAGAATGGTGGATGACAAGCTTGAAAACGCCTTGGCCACAGGCGCCACTGTACTGACTGGCGGTGACCTTGGCTGCCTGATGAATATTGCTGGAAGAGCACGCCGACAAGGCAAAGAATTGGAAGTCAGGCATATCGCAGAGCTGCTGGCCGATCAGCGAGACACTCCGGCCATTGGCGAGGGTCAGTAA
- a CDS encoding DUF3391 domain-containing protein: MLETQKVATSEFSVGMFFSGLDRPWLETPFITQGFVIESADDISRLQTDCEYVQVDFRRSQKVGLQNRRVLRKQTGKQGSKKLNPDRPRVPLDEIKFFYHSRDQDFQAELVETFIQAVGIYPAGTLVELSSGEAGVVVAEYRTRRLRPKVLLLLDNKKNRIPQPHVIDLHDDGTGDSNNALHITQSLEPPAYGIDLTQVAEVA; encoded by the coding sequence ATGCTGGAGACCCAAAAAGTGGCAACCAGTGAGTTCAGCGTTGGCATGTTTTTCAGCGGTTTGGATCGCCCTTGGTTGGAAACACCGTTCATCACTCAAGGTTTTGTGATTGAAAGCGCGGACGATATCTCGCGTCTGCAAACGGACTGTGAGTACGTGCAGGTCGATTTTCGGCGCAGTCAAAAGGTAGGACTCCAGAATCGTCGTGTGTTGCGGAAGCAAACTGGTAAACAGGGCTCCAAAAAGCTGAATCCCGATCGGCCGCGTGTGCCGCTTGATGAGATTAAATTTTTTTACCACTCTCGCGATCAGGACTTTCAGGCGGAACTGGTTGAGACCTTTATTCAGGCGGTAGGTATTTATCCCGCTGGGACGCTGGTAGAGCTGTCTTCGGGTGAAGCAGGTGTTGTCGTCGCAGAATATCGCACACGGCGGCTACGCCCCAAAGTCCTGCTCCTTCTGGACAACAAGAAAAACCGCATTCCTCAGCCTCATGTGATTGATTTGCATGATGACGGCACGGGCGATAGCAACAACGCGCTCCATATCACGCAAAGTCTGGAGCCGCCGGCCTACGGCATCGATCTGACGCAGGTTGCCGAGGTCGCTTAG
- the gap gene encoding type I glyceraldehyde-3-phosphate dehydrogenase, whose translation MRIAINGFGRIGRSVFRIIEDRDDMEVVAINDLFDNDALRYLLAYDTVMGPFGKRLVLEEDHFVTDKGRVKLLNEPSPADLPWSELGIDAVVEATGVFRKRKQLEGHLNAGAQRVVLTVPAKDPVDYTVVLGVNEEGLNATHQLVSNASCTTNCLAPMARVLDDAFGIEEGVINTVHAYTNDQRLADVPHSDWRRSRAAAENIIPTSTGAAKAVGEVLPGLAGKLHGIAARVPVPDGSVVDLFVRLSRRVSVSDVNEVVLQASESSRLQGILQYSDVPIVSTDIIGNAHSSIYDSGFTGITGGRYLRVLNWYDNEWGYSCRVCDLLAHMSHLT comes from the coding sequence ATGAGAATTGCTATCAACGGCTTTGGGCGGATCGGGCGGTCCGTATTCCGCATTATCGAAGACAGAGACGACATGGAGGTCGTGGCAATTAACGATCTTTTCGATAACGACGCGCTGCGTTATCTGCTGGCGTACGATACGGTCATGGGACCATTCGGGAAACGGCTTGTGCTGGAAGAAGATCATTTTGTTACCGACAAGGGCCGCGTAAAACTGCTTAACGAGCCCAGTCCAGCAGACTTGCCATGGTCCGAGCTTGGAATTGACGCGGTCGTGGAGGCTACTGGTGTATTCCGTAAGCGCAAACAGCTCGAGGGACATTTGAACGCAGGAGCGCAGCGCGTAGTTCTCACGGTTCCCGCCAAGGATCCTGTCGACTATACGGTAGTGCTGGGAGTAAATGAGGAAGGGCTGAACGCTACTCATCAATTGGTATCCAATGCGAGTTGTACCACCAATTGCCTGGCTCCGATGGCGCGGGTACTCGATGATGCCTTTGGTATTGAAGAGGGCGTAATTAACACTGTGCACGCTTACACGAACGATCAGCGTCTGGCGGATGTACCGCATTCAGATTGGCGCCGCAGCCGTGCAGCGGCGGAAAATATTATTCCCACGTCTACCGGAGCCGCCAAAGCGGTGGGTGAGGTATTGCCCGGCCTAGCGGGCAAGCTGCATGGCATTGCTGCACGAGTGCCGGTGCCAGACGGCTCTGTTGTTGATCTATTCGTGAGACTTTCTCGTCGCGTAAGCGTTTCTGATGTTAACGAGGTCGTTTTACAGGCCTCTGAGTCAAGCCGCCTGCAGGGTATTTTGCAGTATAGCGACGTGCCGATCGTCTCTACAGACATCATTGGTAATGCTCATTCCTCAATTTATGACTCTGGATTCACGGGTATTACTGGCGGGCGTTATTTGAGAGTATTGAACTGGTACGACAACGAATGGGGTTACTCCTGCCGAGTGTGTGATCTGCTTGCTCATATGTCACACTTGACCTAA
- a CDS encoding CDP-alcohol phosphatidyltransferase family protein: MESRERRLKQMLRHLPNSLTALRLLLAAPLGLMILRGDYASALTIGCLAGMTDALDGFLARRLNAQSRLGAALDPVADKILITVTFVCFAQIGLAPWYLAIVVFCRDIIIVIGAISYHKMIGPFEFSATRLSKGNMFVQISFCVLVLLAQVIEGVPPIILFSCMVAVLFFAVASGLDYALSWTIKALQVRKVRKP, encoded by the coding sequence ATGGAATCCAGAGAGCGCAGATTAAAGCAAATGCTGCGTCATCTACCCAACAGTCTTACTGCTCTGCGACTCCTGTTGGCCGCTCCCCTCGGGCTAATGATATTACGCGGTGATTATGCTTCGGCACTGACCATTGGCTGTCTCGCTGGCATGACCGATGCCCTCGATGGCTTTCTCGCCAGGAGACTGAATGCCCAATCGAGATTAGGGGCAGCACTGGACCCTGTCGCCGACAAAATACTTATCACAGTGACTTTCGTGTGCTTCGCACAGATAGGGCTCGCCCCTTGGTACCTGGCGATTGTCGTCTTTTGCAGAGACATAATTATCGTTATTGGCGCTATCTCTTATCACAAAATGATCGGTCCGTTCGAGTTCAGTGCCACCCGGCTAAGCAAAGGAAATATGTTTGTACAAATCAGTTTCTGCGTTCTTGTATTACTGGCGCAAGTTATCGAAGGGGTGCCGCCAATAATTTTGTTCAGCTGTATGGTGGCCGTACTCTTCTTTGCCGTCGCCAGTGGTCTGGATTATGCGCTGTCCTGGACCATCAAGGCCCTGCAAGTTCGTAAGGTCCGCAAACCATGA
- a CDS encoding glyceraldehyde 3-phosphate dehydrogenase NAD-binding domain-containing protein produces the protein MADKRPFRVGIMGFGQMGRQIYDLASAADDVEVVAIADIGEREILHYLLCSEVADPTRYKLEGNFLVNPRFRARLMQIDRPAEMPWDIFSVDAVIDATGRFRDQRSMEEHLSNGAGRVLLRTLPLDVIDRIVVPTINGAAAQASDRMISAGSPTTTALCLLLHGLSQQVAIQCASMTTIHAFTSDQALQDYAGSDFRRSRSAAKNIIPNTHEASLWIGSVLPAFEDKIMTWALNVPVQEGCLLDVNLVLEDGTVGVEEINSAMCAAASQSPGVLDTVEDPIVSSDVIGNPASVVFDLRGTIKAGGHTIKTLSWYETLGHAARLLDLVRLYGQLDQQEAKA, from the coding sequence ATGGCTGACAAGCGGCCCTTCAGGGTTGGCATCATGGGCTTTGGCCAGATGGGCCGTCAAATCTATGATTTGGCCTCCGCGGCCGACGATGTAGAAGTGGTCGCGATTGCGGATATTGGGGAGCGGGAAATCCTGCATTATCTGCTTTGCTCCGAGGTAGCAGATCCGACGCGGTATAAGCTGGAGGGAAATTTTTTGGTCAATCCGCGTTTTCGTGCCCGATTGATGCAGATTGACCGGCCCGCTGAAATGCCTTGGGATATTTTTTCGGTCGATGCGGTAATTGATGCGACTGGCCGGTTTCGTGACCAGCGCAGTATGGAAGAGCATCTATCCAACGGTGCCGGGCGCGTGTTGCTGCGCACATTGCCTCTGGACGTTATAGACAGAATAGTGGTCCCGACGATAAATGGGGCGGCGGCCCAAGCGAGCGATAGAATGATATCTGCAGGCTCACCGACGACGACGGCGTTGTGTCTCTTACTGCACGGTCTTTCTCAACAGGTTGCAATACAATGCGCAAGCATGACGACAATCCATGCGTTTACCTCTGATCAGGCTTTGCAGGATTATGCCGGTAGCGACTTTCGGCGCAGTCGGTCGGCGGCTAAAAATATTATTCCCAATACACATGAGGCCTCACTCTGGATAGGTAGTGTATTGCCTGCGTTTGAAGACAAGATTATGACGTGGGCGCTGAATGTGCCCGTGCAGGAAGGGTGTCTACTGGATGTGAATCTTGTGCTGGAAGATGGCACGGTGGGCGTCGAGGAAATAAATAGCGCAATGTGTGCAGCCGCGTCGCAGAGCCCTGGAGTCTTGGATACCGTGGAAGACCCCATTGTTTCGTCGGATGTGATTGGCAATCCGGCCTCCGTCGTGTTCGATCTCAGAGGTACTATCAAGGCGGGTGGTCATACGATTAAAACGCTGAGTTGGTACGAAACGTTGGGGCATGCAGCTCGATTGCTGGATCTGGTGCGTCTCTACGGGCAGTTGGATCAGCAGGAGGCCAAGGCATGA
- a CDS encoding lipid-binding SYLF domain-containing protein: protein MYTQVKVLFASFVLFVFTSAAWGNSYADAINVFKNAGQSGEYFKTAYGFAIYPTVGKAGFVVGGAYGEGKVFVADKHVGNSTVTQLTLGAQLGGQAYSQIIFFKNEDAFKSFTSGNFEFSAQATAVAITAGVSAEANTGGGATAGISGGRNDAATTSAGYRKGMAIFTVATGGLMFEAALGGQKFSYTSLP, encoded by the coding sequence ATGTATACGCAAGTAAAAGTTCTGTTCGCCAGCTTTGTGCTATTCGTCTTTACGTCTGCTGCCTGGGGCAACAGCTATGCTGATGCTATCAATGTGTTCAAGAACGCAGGGCAGAGTGGAGAGTATTTTAAGACCGCATATGGCTTTGCGATATATCCCACAGTGGGTAAGGCCGGTTTTGTTGTAGGGGGTGCCTACGGCGAGGGTAAGGTGTTTGTCGCGGACAAACATGTTGGAAACTCCACGGTGACGCAGCTCACGTTGGGCGCGCAGCTGGGAGGCCAGGCATACAGCCAGATTATTTTTTTCAAGAATGAAGATGCGTTCAAGTCGTTCACTTCCGGGAATTTTGAATTCAGCGCCCAGGCGACAGCCGTCGCAATCACTGCTGGAGTTTCCGCCGAGGCAAATACCGGCGGTGGCGCTACGGCAGGTATCAGCGGTGGTCGCAATGATGCGGCCACAACGTCAGCAGGGTATCGCAAAGGCATGGCAATCTTCACTGTTGCAACAGGGGGGTTGATGTTCGAGGCTGCTCTGGGCGGACAAAAATTCAGCTATACATCGCTGCCGTAG
- a CDS encoding LutC/YkgG family protein → MSNSSRAELFDKLRETASGQSAGRIELERNAMGSGNAPFVSAEKPSLTYLQNVLANRGSITCVANRNEAVQAVGNYLYGHFRSHRLVAGNDPRLAAMPWRDAGVLPRFGSLEGGEPAALSYAKLGIVETGAVVTYTGKGNPCANHLLPEHHLVLVDVNDLVLNLEQAWEMINGDLAKDGRPRGINMIAGPSSTADIEGQLVYGAHGPRRWHVILLGEVPEETRELAESNVPTD, encoded by the coding sequence ATGAGCAATAGTTCTCGAGCAGAACTGTTTGATAAATTGCGCGAAACGGCATCGGGGCAGAGCGCAGGAAGAATCGAGTTAGAACGCAATGCTATGGGCAGCGGCAACGCACCCTTTGTTTCAGCTGAGAAACCCAGCCTGACCTATCTGCAAAATGTTCTTGCCAACCGGGGCAGCATCACTTGTGTTGCGAACCGTAATGAAGCCGTTCAGGCCGTTGGAAACTACCTGTACGGACACTTCCGCAGCCATCGACTGGTGGCGGGAAACGATCCGCGGCTTGCGGCCATGCCATGGCGCGATGCCGGAGTATTACCCCGCTTCGGCAGCCTCGAGGGAGGTGAGCCGGCAGCACTGAGCTACGCCAAGCTGGGCATTGTTGAAACGGGCGCAGTTGTCACTTACACGGGCAAAGGTAATCCCTGCGCAAATCACTTGTTGCCAGAGCACCACCTCGTTTTGGTGGACGTCAATGATCTCGTCCTTAACCTCGAACAAGCCTGGGAAATGATTAACGGCGACCTTGCAAAGGATGGGCGCCCACGGGGAATCAACATGATCGCAGGCCCATCCAGCACGGCAGATATTGAAGGCCAACTGGTATATGGCGCCCACGGCCCGCGTCGGTGGCACGTAATCCTTTTGGGCGAGGTGCCCGAAGAAACCAGAGAGTTAGCCGAAAGCAACGTCCCGACGGACTGA
- a CDS encoding PQQ-dependent sugar dehydrogenase: MRSLYIVLGVLALAPVCVVAALIATGTVDDKSLGMMLNLMTGADGPTADESTLAKRYQVPDGFQISLYTSDLPRARFLRFTPGGDLLVSRPHEGDIVLLEKDINGDGRPDGTRVLLTDLQRPLGIDIHDNWLYIAESDRISKIRFDSERGQTSGELLTVVPNLTDDGNHWSKTLRIGPDEKIYLSQGSTCNICEEEDARRATMMRFELDGSKGEIIATGLRNSVGFDWAHWDQALYATDNGRDLLGDDTPPCELNLIQPGKFYGWPYFYGDNIADPDMAADPQAAERSPTQPVHPFRAHNAPLGITFLDGSELPEDYNRSALVALHGSWNRSSLDGYKVVSLHWTPTGIEERDFLTGFLQEEGVSGRPVDVAQAQDGSIYISDDYAGAIYRVTHQPDGESSAVPVLQTTSRLDEKPPQWLANADLPAMASSGKMLYRRLGCRGCHEEGQNPSRLDALSTRLGYSATIDALAYPQAPMPAFPLSNNERRELAVYLLWNPESAD; this comes from the coding sequence ATGCGTAGCCTCTACATCGTCCTGGGCGTGCTCGCTCTCGCGCCCGTCTGCGTGGTTGCCGCTCTGATCGCTACCGGAACAGTAGATGACAAAAGCCTGGGCATGATGCTTAACCTCATGACGGGCGCCGATGGCCCCACTGCGGACGAGTCCACGCTGGCGAAACGCTATCAGGTACCCGATGGCTTTCAGATTTCACTTTACACGTCAGATTTGCCGCGCGCTCGCTTCCTGCGTTTTACACCCGGCGGGGATCTTCTGGTCAGCCGCCCCCACGAGGGCGACATTGTGCTGCTGGAAAAAGACATCAACGGAGATGGTCGCCCCGACGGCACAAGAGTATTGCTTACGGACTTGCAGCGCCCTCTGGGTATTGATATTCACGATAACTGGCTTTACATCGCAGAGTCCGATCGCATCAGTAAAATCCGCTTCGATAGTGAACGAGGCCAAACCAGTGGTGAACTGCTCACTGTTGTGCCTAACCTGACTGATGACGGCAATCACTGGTCCAAGACACTGCGTATCGGCCCCGATGAAAAGATTTATCTGAGCCAGGGTTCGACCTGCAATATATGCGAAGAGGAGGACGCTCGACGCGCCACCATGATGCGTTTTGAACTGGACGGCAGCAAGGGTGAGATCATTGCCACGGGTCTGCGCAACAGCGTTGGTTTCGACTGGGCACATTGGGATCAAGCTTTGTATGCCACCGACAATGGCCGGGATTTACTGGGGGACGATACGCCGCCCTGCGAGCTAAACCTCATACAGCCAGGCAAATTCTATGGCTGGCCCTATTTTTACGGTGACAACATTGCAGACCCTGACATGGCAGCAGATCCGCAGGCGGCTGAACGTTCGCCGACACAACCAGTGCATCCCTTTCGCGCTCATAACGCCCCGCTGGGTATCACGTTCCTCGATGGCTCCGAACTACCCGAGGACTATAACCGGAGTGCCCTCGTAGCGCTGCACGGTTCCTGGAACCGAAGCTCACTGGACGGTTACAAAGTAGTCTCTCTGCACTGGACACCGACAGGCATAGAAGAACGGGACTTTCTCACGGGATTCCTGCAAGAAGAAGGGGTCAGCGGGCGCCCGGTTGACGTGGCGCAAGCGCAGGATGGCTCTATTTACATATCGGACGACTACGCCGGGGCGATTTATCGTGTCACCCATCAGCCAGACGGTGAAAGCTCTGCAGTTCCCGTGCTACAAACAACCAGTCGGCTGGACGAGAAGCCGCCCCAGTGGCTGGCAAATGCAGACCTGCCCGCGATGGCAAGCAGTGGCAAAATGCTGTACCGGAGATTAGGCTGTCGTGGCTGTCATGAAGAAGGGCAAAACCCCAGCCGGCTCGACGCACTGTCTACCCGACTGGGCTACAGCGCAACGATCGATGCCCTTGCCTACCCACAAGCACCCATGCCGGCGTTTCCGCTCAGCAATAATGAACGGCGCGAACTAGCGGTGTACCTGCTATGGAATCCAGAGAGCGCAGATTAA
- a CDS encoding lactate utilization protein B, which translates to MEISSDTFLDNASAALRDTDKAKRRDLIAIATTQIRQAAIDEFEGFDALRKHIKRIRQHSLNNLAHYLEKFEQEAVQNGNHVHFASDGAQLNDIVLDICQRHGAKKVIKGKSMITEETGLNGFLERGNLDVVETDLGEYIIQLAGEAPSHIVGPALHKSAAEIGELFLANHNLGDREFEETENLVDEARSVLREHFLKADVGIIGSNALIAENGYSMLVTNEGNGDLCANLPGVLVICTSIDRVLPLAEDATAMLRLLVRSATGQPQTCYTSFYSGPRRDTDIDGPVETHFVLLDNRRSDILASDYREMLECIRCGACLNHCPIYASVGGHAYGSVYQGPMGSVLTPLLTSLEESSALPNACTTCGRCAEVCPADIPLPDLLRDLRQEENDKKLTSSRWRSGLKLHSWIARHPRLYQWITGIVIPAMHIIGGSRGRLSRLPMASGWTSQRDFPAPESRTFMQQYKARLRKNHEQ; encoded by the coding sequence ATGGAGATTAGCAGCGATACGTTTCTCGATAATGCCTCTGCTGCGCTCAGGGACACCGACAAGGCGAAGCGCAGAGATCTTATCGCGATCGCCACGACTCAAATACGCCAGGCGGCCATCGATGAGTTCGAAGGATTTGATGCACTGCGCAAGCATATCAAGCGCATACGGCAACATTCACTAAACAACCTCGCGCACTACCTTGAAAAGTTTGAACAGGAAGCGGTTCAAAATGGTAATCATGTGCATTTTGCCAGCGATGGCGCGCAACTCAACGACATTGTGCTCGATATTTGCCAGCGGCACGGGGCAAAAAAGGTAATCAAGGGGAAATCCATGATTACCGAGGAAACAGGACTAAATGGCTTTCTTGAACGGGGTAATCTCGACGTCGTAGAAACGGACTTGGGCGAATACATTATTCAACTGGCCGGAGAAGCTCCAAGCCACATCGTCGGACCCGCACTGCACAAATCTGCGGCTGAAATTGGCGAACTGTTTCTGGCGAATCACAACCTCGGAGACAGGGAATTCGAAGAAACCGAGAATCTGGTCGATGAAGCCAGGAGCGTTTTAAGAGAGCATTTTCTGAAGGCCGATGTCGGAATCATCGGCTCAAATGCGCTGATAGCCGAGAACGGCTATTCCATGCTGGTCACCAACGAGGGCAATGGTGATCTTTGCGCCAACCTGCCCGGCGTACTGGTTATCTGTACGTCTATCGACCGAGTGCTGCCACTTGCTGAAGATGCTACCGCTATGCTGCGCCTGCTGGTTCGCTCCGCAACAGGACAACCACAAACCTGTTATACCAGCTTCTACTCTGGCCCACGACGAGACACCGATATTGATGGACCTGTCGAAACGCATTTCGTCCTGCTGGACAATCGGCGCAGCGACATTCTTGCCAGCGACTACCGTGAGATGCTCGAATGTATCCGCTGCGGCGCCTGTCTCAATCATTGTCCAATTTACGCCAGTGTTGGGGGTCACGCCTATGGATCCGTCTACCAGGGCCCCATGGGCTCAGTGCTCACGCCTCTTTTAACCTCGCTGGAGGAGAGCAGCGCCTTGCCCAATGCCTGTACCACCTGCGGTCGGTGCGCCGAGGTCTGCCCCGCAGACATACCCCTCCCCGACCTGTTGCGGGATCTGCGACAGGAAGAAAACGATAAAAAATTAACATCAAGCCGCTGGCGCTCTGGGTTAAAGCTGCACAGTTGGATTGCACGTCATCCAAGACTCTACCAATGGATTACCGGAATAGTAATACCCGCAATGCATATTATCGGTGGCTCTCGCGGCCGTTTATCGCGACTACCTATGGCGTCAGGCTGGACCAGCCAGCGAGACTTTCCAGCACCCGAATCACGGACATTCATGCAGCAGTACAAAGCGAGACTGAGAAAAAATCATGAGCAATAG
- a CDS encoding endonuclease/exonuclease/phosphatase family protein — protein MNSEQKIHVLTYNIHKGYCSGNRRFMLDSMRERIAETGADIVFLQEIHGIAIKSQAKRRRFSYPDQPHFEYLANEAWPHFAYGRNAIYRKGDHGNAILSMYPFASWENIDISIFPRSSRSILHGVIELPHKSTRLHTLCVHLGLLEQERKEQLQVLTDRINNHVPKDEPMIIAGDFNDWRRRAEQHLHADLGLRELFVQLRGRHALSYPVWRPLLPVDRIYYRGLEPAACQRLNTGPWRELSDHAALFGIFRV, from the coding sequence GTGAATTCAGAGCAGAAAATTCATGTATTGACGTACAATATCCACAAGGGTTATTGCAGCGGCAATCGCAGGTTTATGCTCGATTCGATGCGCGAGCGTATTGCAGAAACTGGCGCGGATATTGTATTCCTGCAAGAAATTCATGGGATAGCAATTAAGAGTCAGGCAAAACGCCGGCGGTTCTCGTATCCGGACCAGCCACATTTTGAGTATCTGGCCAATGAAGCCTGGCCGCACTTCGCTTACGGTCGAAACGCCATCTATCGAAAGGGTGACCATGGTAATGCCATTCTCAGCATGTACCCTTTTGCCAGCTGGGAAAATATAGATATTTCAATTTTTCCGCGGTCAAGTCGCAGCATTCTGCACGGTGTGATTGAGCTTCCGCACAAGAGCACACGACTACACACGTTGTGCGTTCATCTTGGTTTGCTTGAACAAGAAAGGAAAGAGCAACTCCAGGTGCTGACCGACCGAATCAACAACCATGTCCCCAAAGATGAGCCGATGATAATAGCCGGCGATTTTAATGACTGGCGGCGTCGGGCGGAACAGCACTTGCATGCAGACCTCGGCCTGCGTGAACTATTCGTGCAGCTGCGCGGCAGACATGCCCTCTCCTACCCCGTCTGGCGCCCTTTGCTGCCGGTGGATCGAATCTACTATCGCGGCCTTGAACCCGCCGCATGCCAGCGCCTCAACACGGGCCCCTGGCGCGAACTGTCTGATCATGCCGCGCTGTTCGGAATATTCCGTGTTTGA